In one window of Frigoriglobus tundricola DNA:
- a CDS encoding NAD(P)/FAD-dependent oxidoreductase produces the protein MSLSREVFDAALVDEAVRAGVEFRTGVVAKLDGNLSGTERRSSIDVLVRGSGTENGAGSGEDRVTARVAVLASGLTGGDAVPEAGSRIGAGATVPADTVPSFFETGTIFMATGHGGYVGFVRVEDGRLDVAAAFDVAFVKARGGLGPAAQTVLSEVGWPQVPGFVELAWRGTPALSRRPKIIAGERWFAVGDAAGYVEPFTGEGMAWAVMSAAALAPIAARGVQEWSTSLTGEWESTHRRLIGTRQRTCRIVSRVLRAPALTALVVRALSAVPALSRPVVRSLNRPALLLGARA, from the coding sequence GTGTCCCTTTCGCGAGAGGTGTTCGACGCCGCTCTCGTGGACGAGGCGGTGCGGGCCGGCGTGGAGTTCCGTACCGGTGTGGTCGCCAAACTCGATGGAAATCTTTCGGGAACTGAGCGCCGGTCATCGATCGACGTGCTGGTGCGTGGTTCCGGTACTGAGAACGGGGCCGGCTCGGGCGAGGACCGTGTGACGGCCCGAGTGGCGGTCCTCGCGAGCGGCTTGACCGGTGGCGATGCCGTGCCCGAAGCCGGTTCGCGTATCGGTGCGGGTGCGACGGTTCCCGCGGACACGGTGCCGTCGTTCTTCGAAACCGGTACGATCTTTATGGCGACCGGGCACGGTGGCTACGTCGGGTTCGTCCGCGTTGAGGACGGACGGTTGGACGTCGCCGCGGCATTCGACGTGGCTTTCGTGAAGGCGCGGGGCGGTCTGGGGCCGGCGGCGCAGACGGTGCTGAGTGAGGTGGGGTGGCCCCAGGTGCCCGGGTTCGTGGAACTGGCCTGGAGGGGAACGCCCGCGCTCAGTCGGCGCCCGAAGATCATCGCCGGTGAGCGGTGGTTCGCCGTCGGCGATGCGGCCGGGTACGTCGAGCCGTTCACCGGTGAGGGAATGGCGTGGGCGGTGATGTCGGCCGCCGCGCTCGCGCCGATTGCGGCACGGGGAGTGCAGGAATGGAGCACCTCGCTCACGGGTGAGTGGGAATCCACTCACCGCCGGCTGATTGGCACTCGCCAGCGGACGTGTCGCATCGTTTCGCGCGTGCTGAGGGCGCCGGCCCTCACGGCTCTGGTGGTCCGCGCGTTATCGGCGGTCCCCGCACTGTCCCGACCGGTGGTGAGATCGCTCAACCGTCCCGCTCTCCTCCTCGGTGCCCGCGCATGA
- a CDS encoding type III polyketide synthase, which translates to MSFTIHGLGTAHPPDAVTGDVGLALARKMAGPDVRTSTWLGPIYANSGVNSRFQVLSTPVVRDVLNGTNCTGSPFVPTAANDGVGPTTGERMAIYAKEAGPLALRAAAAALGDSAFGPESITHLVTVSCTGFGAPGVDYALITGLGLKPTTQRTHIGYMGCHGALNGLRVANAFATADPDARVLVCAVEMCSLHYYFGNAADKLIANAIFADGAAAVVGRGEPTSPAPLLSGRGAGEVGSSSPWTLTASASCLIPDSASDMAWTVGDHGFEMTLSRRVPNLIAARLRPWLESWLSDNGLSVADVKSWAVHPGGPKILSAVEESLGLGPAALAPSRAVFADYGNMSSPTVLFILRRLRESNAPRPCVALGFGPGLVAEAALFV; encoded by the coding sequence ATGAGCTTCACCATTCACGGCCTCGGCACCGCACACCCGCCGGACGCCGTGACCGGGGATGTGGGCCTCGCCCTCGCCCGCAAGATGGCGGGACCGGACGTACGCACCTCCACGTGGCTCGGCCCCATCTACGCCAATTCCGGCGTGAACTCGCGGTTCCAGGTCCTGAGTACGCCGGTCGTGCGCGACGTTCTGAACGGCACGAACTGCACCGGTTCGCCGTTCGTGCCCACGGCCGCGAACGATGGCGTCGGCCCGACGACGGGCGAGCGGATGGCGATTTACGCGAAGGAGGCCGGCCCGCTCGCCCTCCGCGCCGCTGCTGCGGCGCTGGGCGATTCCGCGTTCGGACCCGAATCGATCACGCACCTCGTCACCGTGTCGTGTACCGGGTTCGGCGCGCCGGGCGTGGACTACGCGCTCATCACCGGCCTGGGCCTGAAGCCGACCACGCAGCGCACGCACATCGGCTACATGGGCTGTCACGGCGCGCTGAACGGCCTGCGCGTGGCGAACGCCTTCGCCACCGCCGACCCGGACGCGCGGGTGCTGGTGTGCGCGGTCGAGATGTGCAGCCTCCATTACTATTTCGGCAACGCCGCGGACAAGCTCATCGCCAACGCCATCTTCGCCGACGGCGCCGCGGCCGTTGTGGGCCGCGGGGAACCTACCTCTCCGGCCCCCCTCCTGTCTGGGCGGGGGGCCGGAGAGGTAGGTTCTTCTTCACCCTGGACCCTGACCGCTTCGGCCTCGTGTCTCATCCCCGACTCCGCATCCGACATGGCCTGGACGGTCGGCGACCACGGGTTCGAGATGACGCTGTCGCGCCGGGTGCCGAACCTGATCGCGGCCCGCTTGCGGCCCTGGCTGGAATCGTGGCTGAGTGACAACGGCCTGTCAGTCGCGGACGTGAAGAGCTGGGCGGTCCACCCCGGCGGCCCGAAGATCCTGTCCGCGGTCGAAGAGTCCCTCGGCCTGGGGCCGGCGGCGCTGGCCCCGTCGCGGGCGGTGTTCGCCGACTACGGCAACATGTCGAGCCCGACGGTGCTGTTCATCCTGCGCCGGCTCCGCGAGTCGAACGCCCCGCGGCCGTGCGTCGCTCTGGGCTTCGGCCCCGGTCTCGTGGCCGAGGCGGCGCTCTTTGTGTGA
- a CDS encoding sulfurtransferase, producing MMATMILAVHLAAAEPPANYPAPNLLVDPTDPKLKDFHLLDVRAAAKYAAGHVPGAVRADTAPWSKAVLANTADAAFWKAELAAIGVTPKKPTVVYADDARDAARTWWMLKYAGVPDVRILNGGWKAYTAAQLPTEKVETVAKAPPHDWKPDTARLADKKHVLEQLKAGSACVDARTTGEFTGEKALAKKGGHIPGATHLEWVELLDPKTDKFLPPADLVKLVKDRKIDLDKPAVTYCQGGGRAAVVAFGLELAGAKTVRNYYPSWGEWGNAADTPVESKKK from the coding sequence ATGATGGCGACGATGATCCTCGCTGTCCACCTCGCGGCGGCCGAACCGCCCGCGAATTACCCGGCACCGAACCTCCTGGTGGACCCGACCGACCCGAAACTGAAAGACTTCCACCTGCTCGACGTGCGGGCGGCCGCGAAATACGCCGCCGGCCACGTCCCCGGCGCGGTCCGCGCGGACACGGCCCCCTGGTCGAAGGCGGTCCTCGCGAACACGGCCGACGCCGCGTTCTGGAAGGCCGAACTCGCCGCAATCGGCGTGACCCCGAAGAAGCCAACCGTGGTATACGCGGACGACGCCCGCGACGCCGCCCGCACGTGGTGGATGCTGAAGTACGCCGGCGTGCCGGACGTCCGCATCCTGAACGGGGGTTGGAAAGCGTACACGGCGGCGCAGTTGCCAACCGAAAAAGTGGAAACGGTGGCGAAGGCCCCACCGCACGACTGGAAGCCGGACACCGCGCGTCTGGCCGACAAGAAGCACGTTCTTGAGCAACTGAAGGCCGGGAGCGCCTGCGTTGACGCGCGCACGACGGGTGAGTTCACCGGCGAGAAAGCGCTGGCCAAGAAGGGCGGCCACATTCCCGGCGCGACCCACCTCGAATGGGTGGAACTACTCGACCCGAAGACGGACAAGTTCCTCCCGCCCGCCGACCTCGTCAAACTCGTGAAGGATCGCAAAATCGACCTCGACAAGCCGGCGGTGACGTACTGCCAGGGCGGCGGCCGGGCCGCAGTCGTCGCATTCGGCCTGGAGCTGGCGGGCGCGAAGACCGTCCGCAACTACTACCCCAGTTGGGGCGAGTGGGGCAACGCCGCGGACACACCAGTGGAGAGCAAGAAGAAGTGA
- the dnaK gene encoding molecular chaperone DnaK — MMNPSVVGIDLGTTFSLAAYVENGRPVVVRDAKGVALVPSCISFPLTRGGTPPGDGSVLVGSAAKERALSDPEHTIFSVKRLMGRTLADLKKELELIPHQIVERETADGRKVLHVEIAGHEYTPEELSAMILKEVRKRAGNPTKAVITVPAYFNDSQRQATRDAGRIAGLDVLRIVNEPTAAALAYGLDRRGAGTVAVYDLGGGTFDCSVLSLSEGVFKVLATNGDTYLGGDDFDRLLMQVAAREMGVDLTTRDAELLQHLRDAAERTKIALSTAESADMNVFIPGTAAGMDGRGPREFRRVFTRSEFEALIQPLIDRSLDRCKSALRDAQLTPANVDEVVLVGGSTRIPYVRKRVGEFFGKTPHTGLNPDEVVALGAAVQADILTSGRRDMLLLDVVPLSLGIETLGGVVDKLVHRNSTVPARGQARYTTGADNQTAILLNIYQGERELTKDCRFLGTFKLSGIPPMPAQFAQVDVTFLVNHDGILTVSAKEQRSGAKAQVTVQPAHGLTQAEVDQLVSDSIENAHEDFTARRLIELRNKAENDLRHTEKSLTQAGHRLTPEQREAIAAAGAALRTAIAGSDLAKLQQALDAFGSATNPLATLVMNEVVRKALGGTDEGDLDPNKL; from the coding sequence ATGATGAACCCGTCCGTTGTTGGCATCGATCTGGGAACCACCTTCAGCCTCGCGGCGTACGTCGAGAACGGCCGCCCGGTCGTTGTGCGGGACGCGAAGGGCGTGGCGCTCGTGCCGAGCTGCATCTCCTTTCCTCTCACGAGAGGGGGAACCCCTCCTGGTGACGGCTCGGTGCTGGTCGGGAGCGCGGCCAAAGAACGAGCGCTGTCCGACCCCGAACACACGATCTTCAGCGTCAAGCGCCTCATGGGCCGCACGCTCGCCGACCTGAAGAAAGAGCTGGAGCTGATCCCGCACCAGATCGTGGAGCGCGAGACCGCGGACGGGCGCAAGGTGCTACACGTCGAGATCGCCGGGCACGAGTACACGCCCGAAGAGCTCTCCGCCATGATCCTCAAGGAGGTCCGCAAGCGGGCCGGGAACCCGACGAAGGCGGTCATCACCGTCCCGGCGTACTTCAACGACTCGCAGCGCCAGGCTACCCGCGACGCCGGCCGCATCGCCGGGCTTGACGTCCTCCGCATCGTGAACGAACCGACCGCCGCGGCGCTCGCCTACGGCCTGGACCGGCGCGGGGCCGGCACGGTCGCGGTGTACGACCTCGGCGGCGGCACGTTCGACTGCTCGGTCCTGTCGCTCTCCGAAGGCGTGTTCAAGGTGCTCGCCACCAACGGCGACACGTACCTCGGCGGCGACGACTTCGACCGGTTGCTGATGCAGGTCGCGGCGCGCGAAATGGGCGTCGATCTCACCACGCGCGACGCGGAACTCCTGCAACACCTCCGCGACGCGGCCGAGCGCACGAAGATCGCGCTCAGCACGGCAGAGAGTGCCGACATGAATGTGTTCATCCCCGGGACCGCGGCCGGAATGGATGGTCGCGGCCCCAGGGAGTTCCGCCGCGTCTTCACCCGGAGCGAGTTCGAAGCGCTGATCCAGCCGCTCATCGACCGCAGCCTGGACCGCTGCAAGTCGGCGCTCCGCGACGCCCAACTGACACCCGCAAACGTGGACGAGGTGGTGCTGGTCGGCGGATCGACGCGCATTCCTTATGTGCGGAAGCGGGTGGGCGAGTTCTTCGGCAAAACGCCGCACACCGGGCTGAACCCGGACGAGGTGGTCGCGCTCGGCGCGGCCGTGCAGGCCGACATCCTCACCAGCGGCCGCCGCGACATGCTGCTGCTCGACGTGGTGCCGCTCTCGCTCGGCATCGAGACCCTCGGCGGCGTGGTGGACAAACTCGTCCACCGCAACAGCACGGTCCCGGCGCGCGGCCAGGCGCGGTACACCACCGGGGCCGACAACCAGACCGCGATCCTGCTGAACATCTACCAGGGCGAGCGCGAACTCACGAAGGACTGCCGGTTCCTCGGCACGTTCAAGCTGTCCGGCATCCCGCCGATGCCCGCACAGTTCGCGCAAGTGGATGTCACCTTCCTCGTGAACCACGACGGCATCCTGACCGTGTCCGCGAAGGAGCAGCGGAGCGGGGCGAAGGCGCAAGTGACGGTGCAACCCGCCCACGGGCTCACCCAGGCGGAAGTCGATCAGTTGGTGAGTGACAGCATCGAGAACGCGCACGAGGATTTCACCGCGCGCCGACTGATCGAGTTGCGGAACAAGGCCGAAAACGACCTCCGTCACACCGAGAAGAGCCTCACGCAGGCGGGCCACCGGCTCACGCCCGAGCAACGAGAGGCGATCGCCGCCGCCGGCGCGGCCTTACGGACCGCGATCGCGGGCAGCGACCTTGCCAAGCTGCAGCAAGCCCTCGACGCGTTCGGTAGCGCGACGAACCCGCTGGCGACGCTCGTGATGAACGAGGTGGTGCGCAAAGCTCTGGGTGGCACCGACGAGGGCGATCTCGACCCGAACAAGCTATAG
- a CDS encoding methyltransferase domain-containing protein, translating into MTGLRVRQRVPELMDDPALDPAEHRRALVGLARLNRVSDSAGVLWPAIAGLARELKRPIRVLDVATGSGDVPRKLLARATRAPAPARALEVAACDVSPTAIQEAVREPSGVRFFVHDALHDRLPTGFDIVTCSLFLHHLSEDEAIGLLANMENAAGRMILVNDLARSRFNYCAVWLACRLLTRSRVVRFDGPASVRSAFTPQEALAVASRAGLAGATVRSQFPSRFLLAWRRM; encoded by the coding sequence GTGACCGGTTTGCGTGTGCGTCAGCGCGTCCCCGAACTGATGGACGACCCGGCCCTCGATCCGGCGGAGCACCGCCGCGCGCTCGTGGGGCTGGCGCGGTTGAACCGCGTTTCCGACAGCGCCGGCGTTCTCTGGCCGGCCATCGCCGGCCTGGCTCGCGAACTCAAACGACCGATCCGCGTGCTGGACGTGGCGACCGGGAGCGGCGACGTGCCGCGCAAGCTGCTCGCCCGCGCGACCCGCGCGCCGGCGCCGGCGCGCGCGCTCGAGGTCGCCGCGTGCGACGTTAGCCCGACCGCAATTCAAGAAGCCGTCCGCGAACCGAGCGGCGTGCGGTTCTTCGTTCACGACGCACTTCACGATCGGCTTCCGACCGGGTTCGACATCGTCACGTGTTCCCTGTTCCTGCACCACTTGAGCGAAGACGAGGCGATCGGGCTCCTGGCGAACATGGAGAACGCGGCCGGCCGAATGATTCTCGTGAACGATCTCGCGCGGTCGCGGTTCAATTACTGCGCCGTCTGGTTGGCGTGTCGGCTGCTCACGCGGTCGCGGGTGGTGCGGTTCGACGGCCCCGCGTCGGTACGCTCCGCGTTCACGCCGCAGGAAGCGCTCGCAGTCGCCTCCCGAGCCGGTTTGGCCGGCGCGACGGTGCGGAGCCAGTTCCCGTCCCGCTTTTTGCTCGCGTGGAGGCGGATGTGA
- a CDS encoding sugar phosphate isomerase/epimerase family protein, producing the protein MSTDISRRGLLAGAAGGLALSAAGSHAAPAKSGFGYCLNTSTVRDKDGNSRPITELIDVAAKAGYDAIEPWISELDAYTKTGGTLADLRKRIKDAGLVVPDAIGFAEWIVEDADRRKKGLEQAKRDMDKVAQLGGTHLAAPPVGATGGGSKRDDPKFTHPVIDLVAAGDRYRALVDLGATLGVTPIVEVWGFSKTLRRLGEALLVAVECGSSRGCVLPDVYHLYKGGSDFAGLPLVSAAAIGIFHVNDYPKVDRDKISDADRVYPGDGIAPLKDVFAALRKINYTGFVSLELFNRDYWKRDPHEVAKTGLAKMKAVAG; encoded by the coding sequence ATGTCTACCGATATCTCGCGGCGGGGGCTGCTGGCCGGTGCGGCCGGCGGGCTCGCGCTGAGCGCCGCCGGCTCGCACGCGGCTCCGGCGAAGTCCGGCTTCGGCTACTGCCTGAACACGAGCACGGTGCGCGACAAGGACGGCAACTCGCGGCCGATCACGGAACTGATCGACGTCGCCGCGAAGGCGGGCTACGACGCCATCGAGCCGTGGATCTCCGAACTCGACGCGTACACGAAAACCGGCGGCACGCTCGCCGACCTGCGCAAGCGCATCAAGGACGCGGGCCTCGTGGTGCCGGACGCGATCGGCTTCGCCGAGTGGATCGTGGAGGACGCCGACCGCCGCAAGAAGGGCCTGGAGCAGGCCAAGCGCGACATGGACAAGGTCGCACAGCTCGGCGGCACGCACCTCGCGGCCCCGCCGGTCGGCGCGACCGGCGGCGGGAGCAAGCGCGACGACCCGAAGTTCACGCACCCGGTCATCGACCTCGTCGCGGCTGGTGATCGCTACCGTGCGCTAGTCGATCTGGGTGCGACGCTGGGCGTCACGCCCATCGTCGAGGTGTGGGGCTTCTCGAAGACGTTGCGGCGGCTCGGTGAGGCGCTCCTCGTCGCGGTGGAGTGCGGCAGCTCGCGCGGGTGCGTGCTCCCGGACGTGTACCACTTGTACAAGGGCGGTTCGGACTTCGCGGGGCTGCCGCTCGTGTCCGCGGCGGCCATCGGCATCTTCCACGTCAACGATTACCCGAAGGTCGACCGCGACAAGATCAGCGACGCGGACCGCGTGTACCCCGGGGACGGCATCGCGCCGCTCAAAGACGTCTTCGCGGCGCTCCGCAAGATAAACTACACCGGCTTCGTGTCACTGGAACTGTTCAACCGCGACTACTGGAAGCGCGACCCGCACGAGGTCGCGAAGACCGGCCTCGCGAAGATGAAGGCGGTGGCCGGGTGA